In Turicibacter sanguinis, a genomic segment contains:
- a CDS encoding nucleoside deaminase: protein MEKYMKMAIEEAENGVKCKHGGPFGAVIVKDNQVIAKAHNTVVKENDPTCHAEINAIRLASRTLNTFKLNDCLLFTSSEPCPMCLSAILWAGIETVYYGCTVEDANKIGFADEFIYDYLKGKQNTNILKLKPLLRENALDIFKMWDKQEDKIPY, encoded by the coding sequence ATGGAAAAATATATGAAAATGGCAATTGAAGAAGCAGAAAATGGCGTGAAGTGTAAACATGGGGGACCATTTGGTGCAGTGATTGTGAAAGATAATCAAGTGATTGCGAAAGCTCATAATACTGTCGTAAAAGAAAATGATCCAACTTGTCATGCTGAAATAAATGCAATTCGATTAGCTTCACGAACACTAAATACATTTAAATTAAACGATTGTTTATTGTTTACCTCTTCTGAGCCTTGTCCAATGTGTTTATCTGCTATATTATGGGCTGGAATTGAAACGGTCTATTATGGCTGTACGGTTGAAGATGCAAATAAAATAGGATTTGCAGATGAGTTCATTTATGATTATTTAAAAGGAAAACAAAACACCAATATTTTAAAATTAAAGCCGCTATTAAGAGAAAATGCATTAGATATTTTTAAGATGTGGGATAAGCAAGAGGATAAAATTCCTTATTGA
- a CDS encoding sugar phosphate isomerase/epimerase family protein: protein MRGIKYGMPQLLELKDIEENIQFCEKIGLNFIELNANLPICQPDRINVRYLNRLKMQYGVEFTIHLPEELDLGHFNRREREAYLKIIEESIGIADRLGIKILNLHMNPGIHFTMPEQTVELYETYKQDYLENIKSCKEAINLFLGGTGVMIAIENTGIFDRPHIREAVEILLQSDRFCLTWDVGHDYCHKDCDHEFILKHIDRVKHIHMHDAKGTHDHLPLFSGEIDLDEVFNLVKGNNPMILLEVKTKEALIHSVAKLKEKIWINSN, encoded by the coding sequence ATGAGAGGAATCAAATATGGAATGCCACAGTTATTAGAATTAAAAGACATTGAAGAAAATATTCAATTTTGTGAGAAAATAGGATTAAATTTTATAGAATTAAATGCAAATTTACCAATCTGTCAACCTGATCGGATTAATGTTCGATATCTTAATCGATTAAAAATGCAATATGGGGTTGAATTTACCATTCATTTACCAGAAGAGTTGGATTTAGGCCATTTCAATCGAAGAGAGAGAGAGGCCTATTTGAAGATTATTGAAGAATCGATTGGAATTGCGGATCGGTTGGGAATTAAAATTTTAAATTTACATATGAATCCAGGAATTCATTTCACAATGCCTGAACAAACGGTAGAATTATATGAAACTTATAAACAAGATTATTTAGAGAATATTAAATCATGTAAAGAAGCAATTAATTTATTTTTAGGTGGAACAGGTGTAATGATTGCAATTGAAAATACGGGGATTTTTGATCGTCCTCATATTCGAGAAGCCGTTGAAATATTACTTCAAAGCGATCGATTTTGTTTAACGTGGGATGTTGGGCATGATTATTGTCATAAGGATTGTGATCATGAATTTATTTTAAAACATATCGATCGGGTGAAACACATTCATATGCATGATGCTAAAGGAACTCATGATCATTTACCATTGTTTAGTGGAGAGATTGATTTAGATGAAGTATTCAATTTAGTAAAAGGTAATAACCCAATGATTTTACTTGAAGTTAAAACAAAAGAAGCATTAATCCATTCAGTTGCAAAACTTAAAGAAAAAATTTGGATAAATAGCAATTAA
- a CDS encoding helix-turn-helix domain-containing protein, whose product MFYTVGEKIRQVRQQFHLKQGTFQHFGITQHYLSMIETNKRQPPEKTLIDIYDALVTLTEGEMRSLYTLDEFLKTPEEQAREFFEQRLTIDTIVDQYDELMSVAKQYNLTSYMIQLDKLLGQYYFMRNDGQEAVKHFQIAIDRAIKEDINPYHLYQQFGIMLRKLGRYVESISKLSIAIGYAKTEEQIKEIDVLLILTYYQMGQHQLALEMINQLTSKANIYPSKHYVKAILIKVEILRNNGLILESRDYLLALLDEPEYEPYLKHIYHSLGWNYIANHEYSKALEILKKAFSYRESDLEKALTLLLIGAVYFEMEEYEEAQSYYTQIKSTILSSWSTNSKKMWFDKQLDLYWRTKQMDKVVLLQQELKELVETEALPEDTVNQIKKTFLKQVSTRTSLSEEEYSPLYNFLVF is encoded by the coding sequence TTGTTTTATACAGTTGGAGAAAAAATACGTCAAGTTCGACAACAATTTCATTTAAAACAGGGGACTTTTCAACATTTTGGGATTACTCAACATTATTTAAGTATGATTGAAACAAATAAGCGGCAACCTCCAGAAAAAACGTTAATTGATATATATGATGCCTTAGTTACATTAACAGAAGGTGAAATGCGGTCATTATATACATTGGATGAATTTTTAAAAACCCCAGAGGAGCAAGCACGTGAATTTTTTGAACAACGTTTAACAATAGATACGATTGTTGACCAATATGATGAATTGATGAGTGTGGCTAAGCAGTATAATTTAACAAGCTATATGATTCAGTTGGATAAATTATTAGGGCAGTATTATTTCATGAGGAATGATGGTCAAGAAGCCGTTAAACATTTTCAAATAGCCATTGATCGAGCCATTAAAGAAGATATTAATCCCTATCATTTATATCAACAATTTGGAATTATGTTGAGAAAGTTAGGACGATATGTAGAGTCTATTTCAAAACTTTCAATAGCCATTGGATACGCAAAAACTGAAGAACAAATTAAAGAGATTGATGTATTGTTAATCCTTACTTATTATCAAATGGGACAGCATCAGTTAGCATTAGAAATGATTAACCAATTAACTTCTAAAGCTAATATTTATCCTTCTAAGCATTATGTCAAGGCAATCCTTATTAAAGTAGAAATTTTACGAAATAATGGTCTGATATTAGAATCCCGAGATTATTTATTAGCTTTACTTGATGAGCCAGAGTATGAACCGTATTTAAAACATATTTATCATTCTTTAGGGTGGAATTACATAGCAAACCACGAGTATTCAAAAGCATTAGAAATATTAAAAAAAGCTTTTTCGTATCGTGAAAGTGATTTAGAAAAAGCCTTAACTCTTTTATTAATTGGTGCAGTATATTTTGAGATGGAGGAATATGAGGAAGCTCAATCATACTATACACAAATTAAGTCCACTATCTTATCCTCTTGGAGTACTAATTCTAAAAAAATGTGGTTTGATAAACAATTAGATTTATATTGGCGTACTAAACAAATGGACAAAGTAGTGTTACTACAACAAGAGTTAAAAGAGCTGGTTGAAACAGAAGCTCTTCCTGAAGATACTGTTAATCAAATAAAAAAGACATTTCTTAAACAGGTATCAACTCGTACTTCATTAAGTGAAGAAGAGTACTCACCTTTATATAATTTTTTAGTTTTCTGA
- a CDS encoding ribonuclease Z — MLDVTLLGTGGGMPLPGRYLSATLITYRGNKILIDCGEGTQVSMREINSGFKSIDMICITHIHGDHIIGLPGLLGTIGNSGRVNPLLILGPEGISEAVSAARVIAKYLPYEINVIENPQQEIELYKGEIVIKTLELDHSSPCIGYQLYVKRRPKFDLEKALSNKVPKDIWNQLQKSDEPIFYEEREYYPHLVLGEVRKGIKVSLVTDTRPILEIIPFIEGSDLFICEGTYAFDEEIEKAIKNKHMTFKEAATLAKKGNVKSLLLTHFGAALLTPEEYASNARNVFESTVIGRDHLSVNLNFSE; from the coding sequence ATGTTAGATGTTACACTATTAGGAACTGGGGGTGGGATGCCTTTGCCAGGGCGATATTTATCGGCAACGCTCATCACTTATAGAGGGAATAAAATTTTAATTGATTGTGGAGAAGGAACCCAGGTATCTATGAGAGAAATCAATAGTGGATTTAAAAGTATTGATATGATTTGTATTACGCATATTCATGGTGATCATATTATTGGGTTACCAGGGTTACTTGGAACGATTGGAAATAGTGGACGAGTTAACCCTCTTTTAATTTTAGGACCAGAGGGGATTAGCGAAGCTGTATCAGCAGCTCGCGTCATCGCAAAGTATTTGCCGTATGAAATAAACGTGATTGAGAATCCACAACAGGAAATTGAGCTGTATAAAGGAGAGATAGTCATTAAAACGTTAGAGCTTGATCATTCCTCACCCTGTATAGGATATCAACTATATGTTAAACGACGTCCAAAATTTGATTTAGAAAAAGCTCTATCTAATAAGGTTCCAAAGGATATTTGGAATCAATTACAAAAATCAGATGAGCCCATATTTTATGAGGAGAGAGAATATTATCCGCATCTTGTTCTTGGTGAAGTTCGCAAGGGGATTAAAGTTAGTTTAGTGACAGACACTCGTCCGATTTTAGAGATTATTCCTTTTATCGAAGGTAGTGATTTATTTATTTGTGAGGGAACTTATGCATTTGATGAAGAAATCGAAAAAGCGATTAAAAATAAACATATGACCTTCAAAGAGGCGGCGACATTAGCTAAAAAGGGGAATGTTAAGTCGCTACTGTTAACACATTTTGGGGCAGCATTATTAACACCTGAGGAATATGCTTCAAATGCAAGAAATGTTTTTGAATCAACAGTCATAGGGAGAGATCACTTATCAGTTAATTTGAATTTTTCGGAATGA
- a CDS encoding VOC family protein — translation MINYISKVTIYVQNQDEAMAFWTEKMGFDCDIKPMGPGFKWVEVKPQTDSLTSFVIYEKALMKSQNPQTNVEHPSIILSTQDIQVTYEEMKEKGIKVDDLKIMPYGKMFTFYDQDENRYMIREDK, via the coding sequence ATGATTAACTATATTAGTAAAGTAACGATTTATGTTCAAAATCAAGATGAAGCGATGGCCTTTTGGACTGAAAAAATGGGATTTGATTGTGATATTAAACCAATGGGACCTGGTTTTAAATGGGTAGAAGTAAAACCCCAAACAGATAGCCTAACATCATTTGTTATTTATGAAAAAGCACTAATGAAATCTCAAAATCCACAAACAAATGTTGAACATCCATCAATTATTTTAAGCACACAAGATATTCAGGTTACCTATGAAGAAATGAAGGAAAAAGGAATTAAGGTTGATGATTTAAAAATCATGCCTTATGGAAAAATGTTTACCTTCTATGACCAAGACGAAAATCGTTATATGATTAGAGAAGATAAATAA
- a CDS encoding Gfo/Idh/MocA family oxidoreductase, which translates to MIKVAVIGAGQRGKDTYADYVLKGMEGVEVVGVAEPIRERREYMKNHHHLRDEFLFESWEQLLAIDKFCDAVLICTNDDMHYEPAKLALEKGYHILLEKPMTNTLEEVDKLENLAINYPNQVFMVCHVLRYTPFFSTIKRLIDEGAIGKIASIQHNENIGYYHMAHSFVRGNWRNSVETSPIILAKSCHDFDILNFLVGAKCIKIASFGNLQHFKKECMPLKASSRCIDCLIESDCPYSALKLYPQNIGKWPTSVITENQTEEGVKEALAHGPYGRCVYCCDNDVMDHQVTILEFENGVSATFNLSAFTHEVTRTIKIMGSKGEIRGHMGFNQIEVYDFLTKQVEVIEPKDDISGHKGHGGGDSRLLQDFVDAVEDYLNGKKHEAKTSALVSLESHRMAFAADESRLTQQVILL; encoded by the coding sequence ATGATTAAGGTTGCAGTGATTGGTGCGGGTCAAAGAGGAAAAGATACGTATGCAGATTATGTTTTAAAAGGAATGGAAGGGGTTGAAGTAGTCGGGGTAGCAGAACCGATTAGGGAGCGACGAGAGTATATGAAGAATCATCATCATCTAAGAGATGAGTTTCTCTTCGAGTCTTGGGAGCAGTTACTAGCGATTGATAAATTTTGTGACGCGGTGCTTATTTGTACGAATGATGACATGCATTATGAACCTGCTAAATTAGCGCTCGAAAAAGGATACCATATCCTACTCGAAAAACCGATGACTAATACACTCGAGGAGGTGGATAAGCTTGAGAATTTAGCTATAAATTATCCAAACCAAGTGTTTATGGTTTGTCATGTTTTACGATATACACCGTTTTTTAGCACGATTAAACGTTTAATTGATGAAGGGGCAATCGGAAAGATTGCATCGATTCAGCATAATGAGAATATTGGTTATTATCATATGGCGCATAGTTTTGTGCGTGGGAATTGGCGTAATTCAGTGGAAACGAGCCCTATTATTTTAGCGAAGAGCTGTCACGATTTCGATATTTTAAATTTCTTGGTGGGGGCAAAATGTATAAAGATTGCATCGTTTGGAAACCTTCAGCATTTTAAGAAGGAGTGTATGCCACTAAAGGCATCATCACGTTGTATTGATTGCCTAATTGAATCAGATTGTCCTTATTCAGCTTTAAAATTATATCCACAAAATATTGGAAAATGGCCAACATCTGTGATTACTGAAAATCAAACAGAAGAAGGGGTCAAAGAAGCTTTAGCACATGGACCTTACGGACGTTGCGTTTATTGTTGTGATAATGATGTGATGGATCATCAGGTGACAATTTTAGAATTTGAAAATGGAGTTAGTGCAACATTTAATTTAAGCGCCTTTACGCATGAGGTAACGAGAACAATTAAAATCATGGGTTCTAAAGGAGAAATTCGAGGGCACATGGGATTTAATCAAATTGAAGTTTATGATTTTTTAACGAAGCAAGTTGAGGTTATTGAGCCGAAAGATGATATTTCAGGACACAAGGGACATGGTGGTGGAGATTCAAGATTGTTACAAGATTTTGTTGACGCTGTTGAGGATTACTTAAATGGGAAAAAACATGAAGCTAAAACATCGGCATTAGTTTCACTAGAAAGTCATAGAATGGCTTTTGCAGCAGATGAGTCAAGATTGACTCAGCAAGTCATTTTACTTTAG
- a CDS encoding alpha-galactosidase, producing the protein MAILFNEVTKEFHLYNDHVSYIITILQNNQLGQLYYGKRIRHNDSFAHLLETSKRAMAACVYEGNPFFTLEHFKLEYPTYGTGDFKYPAYEIMQENGSHVTNFEYVSHKIYRGKPALIDCLPATYVEDEDEAKTLEITLKDEVINTELVLTYTIYETRPVITRNARFNHLGEEKITLTNAMSACVDLPDSNYEMIELTGSWSRERHVKSRRLEHGIQAIYSMRGTSSHQYNPFLALKRPNADEFSGEVYGFSFVYSGNFLAQAEVDTYGVTRITMGLHPNRFNWVLNQGEVFQTPEVVMVYSQDGLNGMSQTYHELYRTRLARGYWRDRVRPVLINNWEATYFDFNEDKILNIAKTAKDLGVELFVLDDGWFGNREDDHRGLGDWYVKNHEKLPNGIEGLAQKVVDLGIKFGLWFEPEMVNKDSDLYRAHPDWILATPNRGSCHGRNQYVLDFSRSEVVDYIFDLMDKVLEKTPISYIKWDMNRNITECFSATAKAEDQGKVMHKYILGVYDLYNRLTSKYPEILFESCASGGARFDPGMLFYAPQTWTSDDTDAIERLKIQYGTSMVYPICSMGSHVSAIPNHQTFRQVPLSTRANVAYFGTFGYELDLNKLTDVEKEQVAEQIEFFKEHRETMMHGTFYRLLSPFENDITSWMMVSPDQKTALVGYYRPLTTVNNSYLRVKLQGLNENFKYHVSINETTHYGDELMNLGLLTSDITRGEILEKYNGENGDYASRVYVLKAE; encoded by the coding sequence ATGGCAATTTTATTTAATGAAGTAACAAAAGAATTTCATTTATATAATGATCATGTAAGTTATATTATAACAATTTTACAGAATAACCAATTAGGACAATTATATTATGGAAAAAGAATCCGTCATAATGACTCCTTTGCACATTTATTAGAAACGAGTAAACGTGCAATGGCAGCTTGTGTTTATGAAGGAAATCCATTTTTTACATTGGAACATTTTAAATTAGAGTACCCAACTTATGGAACAGGAGATTTTAAGTATCCAGCTTATGAAATTATGCAGGAAAACGGAAGTCATGTGACTAATTTTGAGTATGTATCACACAAAATCTATCGTGGTAAACCGGCGTTAATAGATTGTTTACCTGCCACTTATGTAGAAGATGAAGATGAGGCAAAAACACTAGAAATTACGTTAAAAGATGAAGTAATTAATACGGAGTTAGTTTTAACCTATACCATTTATGAAACACGCCCAGTCATTACACGTAATGCACGATTCAATCATTTAGGGGAAGAAAAAATTACGTTAACAAATGCCATGAGTGCTTGTGTGGATTTACCAGATTCAAATTATGAGATGATTGAATTAACAGGATCATGGTCACGTGAACGTCATGTTAAATCACGTCGTTTAGAGCATGGAATTCAAGCAATTTACAGCATGCGTGGAACAAGTAGCCATCAATATAACCCATTCCTTGCATTAAAACGTCCAAATGCTGATGAATTTTCTGGAGAAGTTTATGGATTTAGCTTTGTTTATAGTGGAAATTTCTTAGCGCAAGCTGAGGTTGACACATATGGTGTGACTCGTATCACAATGGGATTACATCCAAATCGTTTTAACTGGGTATTAAATCAAGGTGAAGTATTCCAAACACCAGAAGTAGTTATGGTTTATAGCCAAGATGGATTAAATGGAATGAGTCAAACTTATCATGAGTTATATCGTACTCGTTTAGCTCGTGGCTATTGGCGTGATCGTGTTCGTCCTGTTTTAATTAATAACTGGGAAGCAACTTACTTTGATTTTAATGAGGATAAAATTCTAAACATTGCCAAAACAGCAAAAGATTTAGGGGTAGAATTATTTGTTTTAGATGATGGATGGTTTGGTAATCGTGAAGATGATCACCGCGGGCTTGGTGATTGGTATGTGAAGAATCATGAAAAGCTTCCAAATGGGATTGAAGGATTAGCACAAAAAGTTGTGGACTTAGGGATCAAATTTGGATTATGGTTTGAACCAGAAATGGTGAATAAAGATTCAGATTTATATCGTGCTCATCCAGATTGGATTTTAGCAACACCGAATCGCGGATCATGTCATGGTCGTAATCAATATGTATTAGACTTCTCACGTTCTGAAGTTGTTGATTATATCTTTGATTTAATGGATAAAGTATTAGAAAAAACACCAATTTCTTATATTAAGTGGGATATGAATCGTAACATTACAGAATGTTTCTCTGCTACTGCAAAAGCAGAAGATCAAGGAAAAGTTATGCATAAATATATTTTAGGTGTTTATGATTTATATAACCGCTTAACTTCAAAGTATCCAGAAATCTTATTTGAATCTTGTGCAAGTGGTGGGGCACGTTTTGATCCAGGAATGTTATTCTATGCACCACAAACATGGACAAGTGATGATACAGATGCCATAGAGCGATTAAAAATTCAATACGGAACTTCAATGGTTTACCCAATTTGTAGTATGGGGTCTCACGTTTCTGCCATTCCGAATCATCAAACATTTAGACAGGTTCCACTTAGTACACGTGCAAATGTTGCTTATTTCGGAACATTTGGATATGAACTAGACCTAAATAAATTAACAGATGTAGAAAAAGAACAGGTCGCCGAGCAAATTGAATTCTTTAAAGAACACCGTGAAACCATGATGCATGGAACTTTCTATCGTTTACTAAGTCCATTTGAAAATGATATTACTTCCTGGATGATGGTTTCACCCGACCAAAAAACAGCATTAGTTGGATACTATCGTCCATTAACAACAGTAAATAACAGTTATTTACGTGTAAAATTACAAGGATTAAACGAAAACTTTAAGTATCATGTATCTATTAATGAAACAACTCATTACGGAGATGAGTTAATGAACTTAGGATTACTAACAAGTGATATTACACGTGGAGAAATTCTTGAAAAATATAATGGTGAAAATGGAGACTATGCATCACGTGTTTATGTATTAAAAGCTGAATAA
- a CDS encoding FAD-binding oxidoreductase: MNFKKLTGKVITKDDFEYEESRQAWNRAIQKYPQAIVYCQNEEDVMNALKFSKENKIPFRIRSGSHHYEGYSTGNDLLVIDVSHLNKIKLDEVNQIVTVEGGVRNRELYEAVCGAGYPFPGGGCPTVGVAGFTLGGGWGYSSRLYGLGCDSLIEAEVIDYKGDKLVANHQMNPDLYWALKGGGSGNFGVVTKLTYKLPEKMAMCTLVNIDYQRVSVEKVIEVASRYQQFFKDLDRRLNLKMAMYNSETKGQGVRLTGIFYGTKEEADALLNQFNDGTDYDLDYMSVLEANRAVQDSHPDFEKYRSGGRFIYRHYTEVELKEMLHLIEVRAEGSLYTAITFYGVGGAVSDVSPQESAYYYRDAIFILGFQSVWEESKYAPTNRQWVEERFKILSTYTEGSFINFPIAQQNYEKQYYGENLPRLKLVKAKYDPDNFFNFEQGIKW; the protein is encoded by the coding sequence ATGAACTTTAAAAAGTTAACAGGAAAAGTTATAACGAAAGATGATTTTGAATACGAAGAAAGTCGACAAGCTTGGAATCGAGCAATTCAAAAATATCCACAAGCTATTGTCTATTGTCAAAATGAAGAGGATGTTATGAATGCCTTAAAATTCTCAAAAGAAAATAAGATACCATTTCGTATTCGCTCAGGATCTCATCATTATGAAGGCTATTCAACAGGTAATGATCTTCTAGTCATTGATGTAAGTCATTTAAATAAAATAAAGTTGGATGAAGTCAATCAAATCGTTACCGTTGAAGGTGGAGTTCGAAATCGTGAATTATATGAAGCTGTTTGCGGTGCAGGATATCCATTTCCAGGTGGAGGGTGTCCAACGGTAGGTGTCGCTGGATTTACGCTTGGTGGAGGCTGGGGATATTCAAGCCGTTTATACGGTTTAGGATGTGATAGCTTAATTGAAGCTGAAGTCATTGATTATAAGGGAGACAAGCTAGTAGCCAATCATCAAATGAATCCTGATTTATATTGGGCTTTAAAAGGTGGTGGTAGTGGAAACTTTGGTGTTGTAACAAAGTTGACATATAAGTTACCAGAAAAAATGGCGATGTGTACATTGGTTAACATTGATTATCAACGCGTTAGTGTAGAAAAAGTGATTGAGGTGGCTAGCCGTTATCAACAATTTTTTAAAGACTTAGATCGTCGTTTAAACTTAAAAATGGCGATGTATAATTCTGAAACAAAGGGACAAGGTGTTAGATTAACGGGGATCTTTTATGGAACGAAAGAAGAAGCCGATGCATTGCTAAATCAATTTAATGATGGGACAGATTATGACTTAGATTATATGTCAGTGCTTGAAGCGAATCGTGCAGTCCAAGATTCTCATCCTGATTTTGAAAAGTATCGTTCAGGTGGACGATTTATTTATCGTCATTACACAGAGGTAGAATTAAAAGAGATGCTTCATTTAATTGAGGTACGTGCCGAAGGTTCATTATACACAGCGATTACGTTTTATGGAGTAGGTGGAGCCGTGTCTGATGTTAGTCCACAAGAAAGTGCATATTATTATCGCGATGCTATCTTTATTTTAGGATTCCAATCGGTCTGGGAAGAGTCGAAATATGCGCCAACTAACCGTCAGTGGGTAGAAGAACGATTTAAAATTTTATCGACTTATACAGAAGGATCCTTTATTAATTTCCCAATCGCCCAACAAAACTATGAAAAACAATACTATGGAGAAAATTTACCGAGATTAAAATTGGTAAAAGCTAAGTACGATCCAGATAATTTCTTTAATTTTGAACAAGGAATTAAATGGTAA
- a CDS encoding MATE family efflux transporter, with amino-acid sequence MTDMTKGSPIKLILAFMIPILIGNLFQQLYSMVDTAIVGKFVGVQALAAVGATGGLVFLILGFINGLTHGFSVIISQRFGSNDEEGVKKATAMSIYLSAIATVIITIICMIFAKPLLQIMNTPADILADANTYVSIIFGGIIATISYNLLASVLRAFGDSKTPLYFLIIASITNIVLDLVLIINFNMGVAGAAAATIASQGLSAFLCFVYMKKKSDILTLQKHHFKLDRLLVKELMAVSIPMALQYSITAVGVMILQVAINSFGSTVVGAFTAATKVEQLVIQPSIAIGMTMATFSAQNIGARELGRVRQGVKQATILTLCVNVVSALIVVFFGTYFVGFFVETEGTEVLTYSQQYLNTVATFFPILGLLFLYRFTLQGLGSTVAPMFAGVMELIMRTGVAFTLPGLIGYAGVCLASPFAWVGATVWLLYSYFRVMPRLKSEFCELKPELQL; translated from the coding sequence ATGACGGATATGACGAAAGGGAGTCCAATTAAGTTAATTTTGGCATTTATGATTCCGATTTTAATCGGAAATTTATTTCAACAATTATACAGTATGGTGGATACAGCGATTGTTGGAAAGTTCGTGGGGGTTCAAGCCTTAGCAGCAGTTGGTGCAACAGGAGGATTAGTTTTTCTAATCTTAGGTTTTATTAATGGATTAACTCATGGTTTTTCAGTGATTATATCACAGCGATTTGGTTCTAATGATGAGGAAGGGGTAAAAAAGGCAACTGCAATGTCTATTTACCTGTCAGCTATCGCAACAGTCATTATCACCATTATTTGCATGATTTTTGCTAAGCCGTTATTACAAATTATGAATACGCCAGCTGATATTTTAGCTGATGCGAATACCTATGTAAGTATTATTTTTGGTGGAATTATTGCCACTATTTCTTATAACTTATTAGCGTCGGTTTTACGTGCATTTGGAGATAGTAAAACACCACTTTATTTTTTAATCATTGCTTCCATTACAAATATCGTATTAGACCTAGTTTTAATTATTAACTTTAATATGGGAGTAGCGGGAGCAGCTGCTGCAACGATTGCTTCTCAAGGATTATCAGCTTTTTTATGTTTCGTTTACATGAAGAAAAAATCGGATATCCTTACATTACAAAAGCACCACTTTAAATTGGATAGATTATTGGTTAAAGAACTTATGGCAGTTTCAATTCCAATGGCGTTACAATATTCAATTACAGCAGTTGGGGTTATGATTTTACAAGTGGCAATTAATAGTTTTGGATCAACAGTTGTTGGAGCCTTTACAGCGGCAACAAAAGTAGAGCAGTTAGTAATTCAACCATCTATTGCAATTGGAATGACGATGGCAACATTCTCAGCTCAAAATATCGGAGCGAGAGAGCTTGGACGTGTACGTCAAGGGGTTAAACAGGCTACAATTTTAACATTATGTGTAAATGTTGTGTCAGCTTTAATTGTTGTCTTCTTTGGAACTTACTTTGTTGGATTCTTTGTTGAAACAGAAGGAACTGAAGTTTTAACTTATTCACAACAATATTTAAATACAGTGGCAACCTTCTTCCCAATCTTAGGATTACTATTCTTATATCGTTTTACTTTACAAGGTCTTGGAAGCACAGTAGCACCTATGTTTGCGGGTGTAATGGAATTAATTATGCGTACGGGTGTTGCTTTTACGTTGCCGGGATTAATCGGATATGCGGGCGTTTGTTTAGCAAGTCCATTTGCTTGGGTAGGTGCAACAGTCTGGCTCTTATATTCATATTTTAGAGTTATGCCACGTCTAAAATCAGAATTTTGTGAATTAAAACCAGAATTGCAGTTATAA
- a CDS encoding desulfoferrodoxin family protein: MKFYICPTCGNVIELIEDHKVPVMCCGKKMEELVPNSTEAAVEKHMPVPTVENGVLKVSVGEVEHPSIEKHWIPFVAVKASDLVMRREIKATEKPEAIFPIGDFKGEVEVYAWCNLHGLWKATITL, from the coding sequence ATGAAATTTTATATTTGTCCAACTTGTGGAAATGTCATTGAATTAATTGAAGATCATAAAGTTCCAGTAATGTGCTGCGGTAAAAAAATGGAAGAATTAGTACCTAACTCAACTGAAGCTGCTGTTGAAAAACACATGCCAGTTCCAACTGTTGAAAATGGGGTATTAAAAGTTTCTGTTGGTGAAGTAGAGCATCCAAGCATCGAAAAACACTGGATTCCATTCGTAGCTGTAAAAGCTTCGGATTTAGTAATGCGTCGTGAAATCAAAGCAACTGAAAAACCAGAAGCAATCTTCCCAATCGGAGATTTCAAAGGTGAAGTAGAAGTTTATGCTTGGTGTAACTTACACGGATTATGGAAAGCAACAATCACTTTATAA